One genomic region from Panthera tigris isolate Pti1 chromosome D1, P.tigris_Pti1_mat1.1, whole genome shotgun sequence encodes:
- the CD1H11orf86 gene encoding uncharacterized protein C11orf86 homolog isoform X2 translates to MGIGPRSQSLRGPRPSYGKLQEPWGKPLESRLRRALSLRQGQEKSRPSNGGPERLDTPGQEWLPGCLEDTEQLIQAQQGERRRWLKQYQQVKRRWESFVSGFPGVTLSRPASPEPPLSTTS, encoded by the exons ATGGGGATAGGGCCACGCAGTCAGTCCTTGCGAGGACCACGACCCTCCTATGGCAAGCTCCAGGAGCCCTGGGGGAAGCCTTTAGAGAGCCGGCTGCGCCGGGCGCTGAGCCTCAGACAGGGCCAGGAGAAGTCCAGGCCCTCAAACGGAGGCCCAGAAAGGCTGGACACGCCCGGTCAGGAGTGGCTGCCAGGGTGCCTGGAAGATACGGAGCAGCTGATTCAAGCCCAGCAAGGAGAGCGCCGGCGGTGGCTGAAGCAGTATCAGCAG GTAAAGAGAAGGTGGGAGAGCTTTGTCTCCGGCTTCCCTGGTGTGACCTTGAGCCGGCCAGCCTCCCCAGAGCCCCCTCTGAGCACCACCAGCTAA
- the CD1H11orf86 gene encoding uncharacterized protein C11orf86 homolog isoform X1: protein MGIGPRSQSLRGPRPSYGKLQEPWGKPLESRLRRALSLRQGQEKSRPSNGGPERLDTPGQEWLPGCLEDTEQLIQAQQGERRRWLKQYQQQVKRRWESFVSGFPGVTLSRPASPEPPLSTTS, encoded by the exons ATGGGGATAGGGCCACGCAGTCAGTCCTTGCGAGGACCACGACCCTCCTATGGCAAGCTCCAGGAGCCCTGGGGGAAGCCTTTAGAGAGCCGGCTGCGCCGGGCGCTGAGCCTCAGACAGGGCCAGGAGAAGTCCAGGCCCTCAAACGGAGGCCCAGAAAGGCTGGACACGCCCGGTCAGGAGTGGCTGCCAGGGTGCCTGGAAGATACGGAGCAGCTGATTCAAGCCCAGCAAGGAGAGCGCCGGCGGTGGCTGAAGCAGTATCAGCAG CAGGTAAAGAGAAGGTGGGAGAGCTTTGTCTCCGGCTTCCCTGGTGTGACCTTGAGCCGGCCAGCCTCCCCAGAGCCCCCTCTGAGCACCACCAGCTAA